The genomic stretch ATGGGTATTTTACTACAGACATACGTATTATCCCAAGTAATATTTTTTGGTCAAAATCCTGGTTGCACAAATTTAAATGTAAAAGTGCTTTATCCTGGTACACAAATTGCTTTTGAGCAAAATTATAATTGGGTACCAGGCTCAACAGAACCTATTATTTCTTTATCATTACCAATGCCAACGATAGGTAGTGTGCTTTGTGGTGTTTTAGTCTTGAGGGTTACAGGTGCTAATTGTGATATTTCATGTAACGTTCCGTTTTGTATTGACTTAAGCGGCTGTGGTTTGTTTAATACCGGTACGCAATTCTTGTCATTTTCAAACATATGTAATGGTTCATGGTCAGAAAATGAGCTGTTTTGGAGTTTCGAATTAATTCAAACTGGCTCCGAAGAGGATCTGGTATTTCTAAACCCTCTTAATTTAAATAATGGACAAATTATTGATGTCATGTTTCCTCCAGGTAATGATCAAATGGGTGGGTTTATAGCAAACCAGGACACGACAGTTGGACATTTTACTGTTTCGTATCATGATTTTTTAACTTCAAACGATTATTGTTACAATGAGTCCTGGCCGCTTGATTCATGTGGTATGTTATTGTTCAGGTACAATAATCATATAGAATCTTTTGATGATTCCTGGCTGACAATTGTTCCTAATCCAGTAAAGGATAACTTTAGAGTCATCTACAAGTTCAAACAGTTTGATAAAATGAACGTAATAAGAATTATTGATACAAATGGTAAGGAGGTTACTCGTTTGGATAGATGTAATCAACAAGGAGAAATTCTGCTCAACTCAACTGGCATGGCCAATGGAGTATATACCATCTTTCTACAATCTGATGATATAATTGTCAAATCGAAACGGATGATTGTTTTAAAGTAAGATTTGATTAAATATAATGGACTAAAAGCATGGATTGATTTAGATCCATGCTATTTTAGTAATTCGCCAAAAATGAAAGGGATACATGCGATATTGAAAAGGTAATTTATAAAAGCGATGAAAGAAATGGAGTTGATAAAAATGGGTACGAAATATTACCTGAATTATTTGAATAATAAAATCGAATTGAATACAAAATGGGTTGGTATAGACCGGCCCGTTGTGTGTAGAGCTGTATTATCCGGTTTACAACAAATCAGTCAAAACGAAAAGACTACGATACTCTTTGAGCAAATATTCTCAAATCCCAATGCTCTGGTAAATTTTTCTTTTCAGATTAACCCCAAAACTCAACAATATGACGTCAAATTACATAAAAATAAAATAGTTGCAATTGCTAAACTTCTCAAAGGAATTGAAAAGGAGTATTTTATTAAAAGTGTTATCAAATTGGTAAGCTGGGTTAACACTCAAAAATATTGGGTTGACGCTCTTTTGCTTTTTGACAATGAAGTAGTTCCCCGTCTTATAGAATTGATTGATAAAAGTGCAAAAATGGAAGTAGATCATTCCGAAATAAGGAATCTTGAAAATACATTTGTCCATGATTCCTCAAACCTAAAAATAGAGAATGATTTAATAAAGATTAAACAAATTTCAGAAATTGGAGGTAGAGCTATACTTGTATGCTGTCCCTCGACAATAAGGATATTAAACGAAGCCTTGGAAATTGAACTTACTGATTTGGAATTTAATGTATTTGTAGAATCATTTAACCGTCATCCCTTATCGGGTTTTGCCTATAACGAGTTTAGGATTAACAACAAACTCAAAGTAAATATTTCAAAGTTATTGGCAAAAATTGAAACAACTGCTAACCTGTTTAAAAATCCTGAGATTAAATCCCACTTTTTAAAATCATTGTTCGACGATGCCCAATTAACAAATCAAAGCAGTGATTGGGCACCAACCTTATTACATTTTAATAATGTATTCGAAGAAAGATTTAACATGAGTAATAGCCGAGGCATTGAACGGCAAAATTCCTATAAATTAGAATATAGGAATGATTCAAATGATGTTTCAATTGCGGAAAAATACTTGTACTTTTTGAATGGTAAAACGCTCACGAACCAAAAGTACTTGGTGGGATCAGATTATCATCGGTTAATCGGATTTGTAAATACATATTTTGAAAATTTGGAATTACCAAAAAATTTGCAACCCATTCCTTCAGTTCATTATAAAGTAGGTGAGTTGAGATATGCGTTTTATTTAATGTTCAAAGAAATGTACCCAAACGTTGAATATCCTAAGAGTCTATTTCAATTCCTGGAAATAACTTTCCCAAACTTAAAAGATAAGGAGAATAGAGATTACAGAGAAACAGCAAATTATAAGAAATTTACTTCCAAGCCCCAATATTGGGACGACTTATTGAAACACAATAACAAATCTTAATATCCACAAAATCACTTCTTTCCCACCTTGTAGCCACTTATCCACCGCATACCTTGCACCTATGAAATATTACAAAATCATAGGATATGTACGAAATAACATTTAATGAATTGCCAAAGGCAGTGGCTGAACTTTACAAAGAGGTGGTTATTATTAAGCAACTCTTGAGTGATAGGGATAAAGCCACCTTAACAGAACAAGACCAATGGTTTGACCTAAAGGAGCTGTGTGCTTATCTTCCGGATAAACCATCTAAAATGACTGTTTACGGTTGGGTTCATAATCAATCGATCCCACACCGAAAAGGTGCAAAAAAATTGAGATTTCTCAAATCGGAAATCGATACCTGGCTAAAATGTAGTAAAAAGGTGAGCATTGTACCTGATCATGAAACCATTCCGGAATACTTATTAAAAGCAAAAGGAGGCCGGAAATGAATAACATCAATCCTATTTCCTGTCATTCTGGCAATATTGAGCTAAATCAATGCCAGGGAGATGCGAGAATAATGCCCAGTTTTGATTTTGAAACCTTTATTGGGGTTGATGAAATTAAACAAGAAATTAATAAGCTCAAATATTCGACTGAGGAATCTTATCAAAATAAAGACCTGTTTAAGGTAAAAACAGCTAATCAATGGTTGGAGCAGGCAAAAATGAGAC from Saprospiraceae bacterium encodes the following:
- a CDS encoding T9SS type A sorting domain-containing protein, whose protein sequence is MLYPGTQIAFEQNYNWVPGSTEPIISLSLPMPTIGSVLCGVLVLRVTGANCDISCNVPFCIDLSGCGLFNTGTQFLSFSNICNGSWSENELFWSFELIQTGSEEDLVFLNPLNLNNGQIIDVMFPPGNDQMGGFIANQDTTVGHFTVSYHDFLTSNDYCYNESWPLDSCGMLLFRYNNHIESFDDSWLTIVPNPVKDNFRVIYKFKQFDKMNVIRIIDTNGKEVTRLDRCNQQGEILLNSTGMANGVYTIFLQSDDIIVKSKRMIVLK
- a CDS encoding helix-turn-helix domain-containing protein, coding for MYEITFNELPKAVAELYKEVVIIKQLLSDRDKATLTEQDQWFDLKELCAYLPDKPSKMTVYGWVHNQSIPHRKGAKKLRFLKSEIDTWLKCSKKVSIVPDHETIPEYLLKAKGGRK